One segment of Streptomyces sp. NA02950 DNA contains the following:
- a CDS encoding energy-coupling factor ABC transporter ATP-binding protein, whose amino-acid sequence MTAPETPNTPAAETPAAGPEVPPSLQVSGLAYAYPDGHQALFGVDLTVARGERVALLGPNGAGKTTLVLHLNGILGAGAGTVTVAGLPVAKRHLPEIRRRVGIVFQDPDDQLFMPTVREDVAFGPASAGLRDAELEERVRTALERVGMADFADRPPHHLSFGQRRRVAVATVLAMEPEILVLDEPSSNLDPASRRELADILRSLDVTVLMVTHDLPYALELCPRSVVLSGGVITADGTTQELLCDEELMRAHRLELPFGFDPRSVTVPAR is encoded by the coding sequence ATGACCGCACCCGAGACACCGAACACACCGGCCGCGGAGACACCGGCCGCCGGGCCGGAGGTGCCGCCCTCGCTCCAGGTGTCCGGTCTCGCCTACGCCTACCCCGACGGCCACCAGGCCCTCTTCGGCGTCGATCTGACCGTCGCCCGCGGTGAGCGGGTGGCCCTGCTCGGGCCCAACGGGGCGGGCAAGACCACCCTCGTCCTGCATCTCAACGGCATCCTCGGCGCGGGCGCCGGGACGGTGACGGTCGCCGGGCTGCCGGTGGCCAAGCGGCATCTGCCCGAGATCCGCCGCCGGGTGGGCATCGTCTTCCAGGACCCCGACGACCAGCTGTTCATGCCGACCGTCCGCGAGGACGTGGCCTTCGGCCCGGCCTCGGCCGGACTGCGCGACGCCGAGCTGGAGGAACGGGTGCGCACCGCGCTGGAGCGGGTCGGCATGGCCGACTTCGCCGACCGGCCGCCGCACCACCTCTCCTTCGGACAGCGGCGGCGGGTGGCCGTGGCGACGGTGCTCGCGATGGAGCCGGAGATCCTGGTGCTGGACGAGCCGTCCTCCAACCTCGACCCGGCCTCGCGCCGCGAACTCGCCGACATCCTGCGCTCGCTGGACGTCACCGTGCTGATGGTCACCCACGATCTGCCGTACGCGCTGGAGCTGTGTCCGCGCTCCGTGGTGCTCTCCGGCGGGGTGATCACTGCCGATGGCACCACCCAGGAGCTGCTGTGTGACGAGGAGCTGATGCGCGCCCACCGGCTGGAGTTGCCGTTCGGCTTCGACCCGAGGTCGGTGACGGTCCCGGCGCGGTGA
- a CDS encoding energy-coupling factor ABC transporter permease — MHVPDGFINAPVSAATGVVAAAAVAVSLRGARRELLDTAGGPAGGAGAAGGERTAPLAGLVAAFIFAVQMLNFPVAAGTSGHLLGGALAAILVGPCTGVLCVSVVLLMQGVLFADGGLTALGVNITDMAVVTTVVAYAIFRGLLKLAPGRRRTVTVASFVAALVSVPAAAAAFTALYALGGTTDIAIGKVFTAMVGVHVLIGIGEAAITALTVGAVMAVRPDLVHGARGLTARPLELRNTGPVAAPGAPVAARTADGPEAAPAPEPAADTAPAPAAATPRRSARRVWLAGLAAALLCAGVVSFYASASPDGLEKVAHDKGIDKKAEDHATKDSPLADYGVKDITDARLSGGLAGVIGVGATLAVGTGVFVVVRKRRTAAEPAETA; from the coding sequence ATGCATGTCCCCGACGGATTCATCAACGCCCCGGTGTCGGCGGCGACCGGTGTGGTCGCTGCTGCCGCCGTCGCGGTCAGTCTCCGCGGTGCCCGCCGGGAGCTGCTGGACACGGCCGGCGGGCCCGCCGGTGGTGCCGGTGCGGCCGGTGGGGAACGCACCGCGCCCCTGGCCGGCCTGGTCGCCGCGTTCATCTTCGCCGTGCAGATGCTGAACTTCCCGGTGGCCGCCGGTACCAGCGGCCATCTGCTGGGCGGAGCGCTGGCCGCGATACTCGTCGGTCCCTGCACGGGTGTGCTGTGTGTGTCCGTGGTGCTGCTGATGCAGGGGGTGCTCTTCGCGGACGGCGGTCTCACCGCGCTCGGGGTCAACATCACGGACATGGCGGTGGTCACCACCGTCGTGGCGTACGCGATCTTCCGCGGGCTGCTGAAGCTGGCCCCGGGCCGCCGCCGCACGGTCACCGTCGCCTCCTTCGTCGCGGCGCTGGTCTCCGTACCGGCCGCGGCCGCCGCCTTCACCGCGCTCTACGCGCTGGGCGGCACCACCGACATCGCCATCGGCAAGGTCTTCACGGCCATGGTCGGGGTGCATGTGCTGATCGGCATCGGTGAGGCGGCGATCACCGCGCTCACCGTCGGCGCGGTGATGGCCGTCCGCCCGGACCTGGTCCACGGCGCGCGCGGGCTGACCGCACGCCCCCTGGAGCTGCGCAACACCGGTCCGGTGGCCGCCCCTGGCGCGCCCGTCGCCGCACGGACCGCCGACGGACCCGAGGCCGCTCCGGCTCCGGAGCCCGCGGCGGACACCGCCCCCGCCCCGGCCGCCGCCACCCCGCGCCGCTCCGCCCGGCGGGTCTGGCTGGCCGGGCTCGCCGCCGCCCTGCTCTGTGCCGGTGTGGTCAGCTTCTACGCCTCCGCAAGCCCCGACGGGCTGGAGAAGGTCGCCCACGACAAGGGCATCGACAAGAAGGCCGAGGACCACGCCACCAAGGACTCCCCGCTCGCCGACTACGGCGTCAAGGACATCACCGACGCCCGGCTCTCCGGCGGACTCGCCGGGGTCATCGGGGTCGGAGCCACACTCGCCGTGGGCACGGGGGTCTTCGTGGTGGTGCGCAAGCGCAGGACGGCGGCCGAGCCCGCCGAGACGGCCTGA
- a CDS encoding serine hydrolase domain-containing protein, which produces MVDVQGTVAAGFEPVRDAFAENFARRGERGAALVLYREGEKIVDLWGGTKHADDGDADGAAEPWAPDTAQVVRSVTKGVAAAVPLLLHQRGQLDLDGRIGTYWPEFKANGKDRVLVRHLLGHRTGVPVLDTPLTPHEALDGISGPRAVAAQRPVWEPGTDHGYHAQTYSWLMSELVRRVTGRTIGRWIVEEISRPLGLDLWLGLPEEQRGRVGRIASVEAPAGPAAQGLRLRPKRSVTEAYRDPESLTRRAFAAITPLPDENDPAYLAAELPASGGVATADALARFYAALIGPLPSARTARAGGRLFAPATLTLARTEESAGPDRVLVVGTRFGLGYMLHGPASPLLGPGSFGHPGRGGSLAFADPEARIGFGYVTNGMQRGVTADPRAQALVRAVRTALAAQEA; this is translated from the coding sequence GTGGTGGACGTCCAGGGCACGGTGGCCGCCGGTTTTGAACCGGTCCGGGACGCTTTCGCGGAGAACTTCGCCCGCCGCGGCGAGCGCGGCGCGGCCCTTGTCCTCTACCGGGAGGGCGAGAAGATCGTCGACCTGTGGGGCGGTACGAAGCATGCCGACGACGGTGACGCCGACGGCGCCGCCGAGCCGTGGGCCCCGGACACCGCGCAGGTCGTCCGGTCCGTCACCAAGGGCGTCGCCGCCGCGGTGCCGCTGCTGCTCCACCAGCGCGGCCAGCTCGATCTGGACGGCCGGATCGGCACCTACTGGCCGGAGTTCAAGGCGAACGGCAAGGACCGGGTACTGGTACGGCATCTGCTGGGCCACCGGACCGGAGTGCCGGTGCTCGACACCCCGCTCACCCCGCACGAGGCGCTGGACGGCATATCCGGGCCGCGGGCCGTCGCCGCCCAGCGTCCCGTGTGGGAGCCCGGAACGGACCACGGCTACCACGCCCAGACCTACAGCTGGCTGATGAGCGAGCTGGTGCGGAGGGTGACAGGGCGGACCATCGGACGCTGGATCGTCGAGGAGATCAGCCGCCCGCTCGGCCTCGACCTGTGGCTCGGACTGCCCGAGGAACAGCGCGGGCGCGTCGGCCGGATCGCGTCGGTGGAGGCGCCCGCGGGCCCCGCCGCCCAGGGGTTGCGGCTGCGCCCCAAGCGCTCGGTCACCGAGGCGTACCGGGACCCGGAGTCGCTGACGCGGCGGGCGTTCGCCGCGATCACTCCGCTGCCGGACGAGAACGACCCGGCGTATCTCGCCGCCGAACTGCCCGCCTCGGGCGGGGTGGCCACCGCCGACGCGCTGGCCCGCTTCTACGCGGCGCTGATCGGCCCGCTGCCCTCGGCCCGTACCGCCCGTGCGGGCGGACGGCTCTTCGCCCCGGCGACCCTGACCCTGGCCCGTACCGAGGAGTCCGCGGGACCGGACCGGGTGCTGGTCGTGGGCACCCGGTTCGGGCTCGGCTACATGCTGCACGGACCGGCGTCCCCGCTGCTGGGACCCGGCTCCTTCGGCCACCCGGGCCGCGGCGGCTCCCTCGCCTTCGCCGACCCCGAGGCCCGGATCGGCTTCGGCTACGTCACCAACGGGATGCAGCGCGGGGTCACCGCGGACCCGCGTGCGCAGGCGCTGGTGCGCGCGGTGCGGACGGCCCTGGCCGCCCAGGAGGCGTAG
- a CDS encoding cupin domain-containing protein, which produces MDTAPVNLSEALASFDDVYSPRVVARMNDYDIRIAHTLGEHVWHVHDDTDEFFLVLDGRFDIALRDADGTETTVVLYRGDTFVVPRGTEHKPSSPGGSILMVEPSGTRTTGDRHEGEVPDHVDSTAGHALN; this is translated from the coding sequence ATGGACACCGCACCTGTCAACCTCAGCGAGGCGCTGGCCTCCTTCGACGACGTCTACAGCCCCCGCGTCGTGGCCCGGATGAACGACTACGACATCCGGATCGCCCACACCCTGGGGGAGCACGTCTGGCACGTCCACGACGACACCGACGAATTCTTCCTGGTCCTCGACGGCCGGTTCGACATCGCCCTGAGGGACGCCGACGGCACCGAGACCACCGTCGTCCTCTACCGCGGCGACACCTTCGTCGTCCCCCGGGGCACCGAGCACAAGCCGTCCTCGCCCGGAGGCTCGATCCTCATGGTCGAGCCGTCCGGGACGCGGACGACCGGCGACCGCCACGAGGGCGAGGTCCCGGACCACGTGGACAGCACCGCGGGCCACGCGCTCAACTGA
- a CDS encoding TIGR03564 family F420-dependent LLM class oxidoreductase, which produces MSLGIALPAGDDHTGNLVTELIGQVLEAAAAGIGTVWFSQRQDVDAVTLAALAGQAVPGIRTGTSVVPIYPRHPITLAAQARTAQAASGGRFQLGLGLSSKTFVEESFGVRFDRPIRHLREYLTVLGGLLREGAADFEGETLRARTVFGPVVVAGAGPAPVLVAAMGPQALRVTGELADGTVPFLAAPRALAEYVVPTIGAAARAAGRPAPRVVAVVPALVTADVEAVRRRAREQFAFYEGIPSYRDILDRAGVERAGDLMAIGDEESVAAELRRYTEAGATEVIVSQTGMGTGEDRLRTWRLLGELSAGSPGR; this is translated from the coding sequence ATGTCGCTGGGTATCGCTCTGCCCGCCGGTGACGATCACACCGGCAATCTGGTGACCGAGCTGATCGGCCAGGTCCTGGAGGCCGCCGCGGCCGGGATCGGCACCGTGTGGTTTTCCCAGCGCCAGGACGTCGACGCGGTGACGCTGGCCGCGCTCGCCGGTCAGGCCGTGCCCGGTATCCGGACCGGCACCAGTGTGGTGCCGATCTACCCCCGGCATCCGATCACCCTGGCCGCGCAGGCGCGCACCGCCCAGGCGGCCTCCGGCGGGCGGTTCCAGCTCGGACTGGGGCTGTCCAGCAAGACCTTCGTGGAGGAGAGCTTCGGGGTCCGCTTCGACCGGCCCATCCGTCATCTGCGCGAGTACCTCACGGTGCTGGGCGGTCTGCTGCGCGAGGGCGCGGCCGACTTCGAGGGGGAGACGCTGCGGGCCCGTACCGTCTTCGGCCCGGTCGTGGTGGCGGGCGCCGGACCGGCCCCGGTGCTGGTCGCGGCGATGGGCCCACAGGCGCTGCGCGTCACCGGTGAACTGGCCGACGGCACGGTGCCCTTCCTCGCCGCGCCGAGGGCCCTCGCCGAGTACGTCGTGCCCACCATCGGCGCCGCTGCGCGGGCGGCCGGGCGGCCCGCGCCGCGTGTGGTCGCCGTGGTGCCCGCACTGGTCACCGCCGATGTGGAGGCGGTGCGGCGGCGGGCCCGCGAACAGTTCGCGTTCTACGAGGGGATCCCGTCCTACCGCGACATCCTGGACCGCGCGGGCGTCGAACGGGCCGGGGACCTCATGGCGATCGGCGACGAGGAGAGCGTGGCCGCGGAGCTGCGCCGCTACACGGAGGCGGGCGCCACCGAAGTGATCGTCTCCCAGACCGGGATGGGCACCGGCGAGGACCGGCTGCGCACCTGGCGGCTGCTGGGCGAGCTGTCGGCCGGGAGCCCGGGCCGCTAG
- the cbiQ gene encoding cobalt ECF transporter T component CbiQ — MGAGHAHRLYREGRSPVHALPPHCKIAAVFCLVLVVVSTPREAVWAFGAYALLLAGVAAVARIPAGFLLRRLLIEIPFVAFAVLMPFVAEGERVQVLGMSLSQSGLWSAWNILAKGTLGVAASVLLASTTELRSLLLGLQRLRMPPLMVQIASFMIRYGDVITDEMRRMRIARRSRGFEARGVQHWGVLAKSAGALFIRSYERGERVHLAMVSRGYTGTMPVIDDVTASRAQWTYAAALPLTALVVCLTGWMLR, encoded by the coding sequence GTGGGTGCGGGCCACGCCCACCGGCTCTACCGGGAGGGCCGCTCTCCCGTGCACGCCCTGCCCCCGCACTGCAAGATCGCCGCGGTGTTCTGCTTGGTGCTGGTGGTCGTCTCCACCCCGCGCGAGGCGGTCTGGGCCTTCGGGGCGTACGCGCTGCTGCTGGCGGGGGTGGCCGCGGTGGCGCGGATCCCGGCGGGCTTTCTGCTGCGGCGGCTGCTCATCGAGATTCCGTTCGTGGCCTTCGCCGTGCTGATGCCGTTCGTCGCGGAGGGCGAGCGCGTCCAGGTGCTGGGGATGTCGCTCAGCCAGTCCGGGCTGTGGAGCGCCTGGAACATCCTGGCCAAGGGGACCCTCGGCGTCGCCGCCTCGGTCCTGCTGGCGTCCACCACCGAGCTGCGCTCCCTGCTGCTCGGGCTCCAGCGGCTGCGGATGCCCCCGCTGATGGTGCAGATCGCCTCGTTCATGATCCGCTACGGGGACGTGATCACCGATGAGATGCGCCGGATGCGGATCGCCCGCCGCTCGCGCGGTTTCGAGGCGCGGGGCGTCCAGCACTGGGGGGTGCTCGCGAAGTCGGCCGGGGCGCTGTTCATCCGCTCGTACGAGCGGGGTGAGCGGGTCCATCTGGCGATGGTCAGCCGCGGTTACACGGGCACCATGCCGGTGATCGACGATGTGACGGCGTCCCGGGCCCAGTGGACGTACGCCGCCGCCCTCCCGCTGACCGCGCTGGTGGTCTGCCTGACCGGATGGATGCTCAGATGA
- a CDS encoding YbaK/EbsC family protein: protein MATPDTSAHPRFADALRELGLEVEVRGFPEAVRTAAQAAAALGCELSQIVKSLVFEADGEPVLVLMDGASRVDVERVRDELGAGAVRRADPALVRETTGYAIGGVPPFGHRVRTRVLADRRLLGHATVWAAAGTPHTVFPLAPGELVGHAGATLVDVRERTA, encoded by the coding sequence ATGGCCACTCCGGACACCTCAGCCCATCCACGGTTCGCCGACGCCCTGCGCGAACTCGGCCTGGAGGTGGAGGTGCGCGGCTTCCCCGAAGCGGTCCGCACCGCGGCCCAGGCCGCCGCCGCGCTCGGCTGCGAGCTGAGCCAGATCGTGAAGTCGCTGGTCTTCGAGGCGGACGGTGAGCCGGTGCTGGTGCTGATGGACGGCGCCTCGCGGGTCGACGTCGAGCGGGTACGCGATGAGCTGGGCGCCGGGGCCGTCCGGCGCGCGGACCCGGCGCTGGTACGGGAGACCACGGGCTACGCCATCGGCGGGGTACCGCCCTTCGGACACCGGGTGCGCACCCGGGTGCTGGCCGACCGCCGACTGCTCGGCCACGCAACGGTGTGGGCCGCCGCGGGCACCCCGCACACCGTGTTCCCGCTGGCCCCGGGCGAACTGGTCGGCCACGCCGGTGCCACCCTGGTGGATGTGCGCGAGCGCACCGCGTGA